One window of the Allorhizobium ampelinum S4 genome contains the following:
- a CDS encoding DUF523 domain-containing protein — MDKILISACLMGRPVRYDGKGKPLHHSAIARWQDEGRLVAFCPEQAGGLPTPRPPAEIEQGGNGEDVLQGRARVLEVTGGDVTAEFIAGGSKAVDVALEQGCRYALLIDGSPSCGSGFIYDGSFSGTRHPGFGVTAALLKQAGFAVFSDSEIDALEAALSSGS, encoded by the coding sequence ATGGATAAAATCCTGATCAGCGCCTGCCTGATGGGTCGCCCGGTGCGCTATGATGGCAAGGGCAAGCCGTTGCATCATTCTGCTATTGCCCGCTGGCAAGACGAGGGGCGGCTGGTGGCGTTTTGCCCGGAACAGGCCGGTGGCTTGCCGACGCCGCGTCCGCCAGCGGAAATAGAGCAGGGCGGCAATGGCGAGGATGTGCTGCAAGGCCGCGCCCGGGTGCTGGAAGTGACCGGCGGCGATGTCACCGCAGAGTTTATCGCCGGGGGCAGCAAGGCGGTGGATGTGGCCTTGGAACAGGGCTGTCGTTACGCGCTGCTGATCGATGGCAGCCCGTCCTGCGGCTCCGGCTTTATCTATGACGGTTCGTTTTCAGGCACCCGTCATCCGGGCTTCGGCGTGACAGCGGCCCTGTTGAAACAGGCTGGTTTTGCGGTGTTTTCAGATAGCGAAATC